The Streptomyces sp. 135 sequence CCGGCAAGGAGGTCCGCGTCACGGCGGGCGACACCCTCGCGCTCACCCTCGCCAACCACCTCCCCGAGGCCACGTCCCTGCACTGGCACGGCATCGCCCTGCGCAACGACATGGACGGCGTCCCCGGCCTCACCCAGCGGGACATCAAGCCCGGGGCGGACTTCGCCTACCGCTTCACGGTGCCGGACCCGGGGACGTACTGGTTCCATCCGCACTCCGGCACCCAGCAGGACCGCGGGCTGTACGCGCCTTTGATCGTCGAGGACCCGAAGGAGCCGCTCAAGTACGACAAGGAGTGGGTGGTCGTCCTCGACGACTGGGTCGACGGAGTGGACGGCTCGACCCCGGACAGCGTGCTCGCGGAGCTGAGCAAGGGCATGGCCGGCCACGACATGGGCGGAAGCGGGGACGGCGGCGCCGACGAGGGCGGCATGGACCACGGCGGCCACGGCATGTCACACGCGGCGGCGCGGACCGAGCCCTCCCCGAAGCCGAAGCCGGAGCGGACCTCCGGGCCCTCGCGGATGATGATGGGCGCCAAGAGCGACCTCCTCGGGGGCGACGCGGGCGACGTCGCGTACCCGCACTACCTGATCAACGGGCGTACGGCGAAGGCGCCCTCGCAGTTCCGCGCCCGCCCCGGCGACCGCATCCGCCTGCGGATCATCAACGCCGGTGGTGACACGGCCTTCCGCGTGGCGCTCGGCGGCCACGAGATGACGGTGACGCACACGGACGGCTTTCCCGTGGAGCACGCGAAGACGGACGCGCTGCTGCTCGGCATGGGCGAGCGGTACGACGTCCTGGTCACCGCCAAGGACGGCGCCTTCCCGCTGACCGCGGTGGCCGAGGGCAAGAAGGCGGCGGCGCTGGCGGTGCTGCGCACGGGCGGCGGGACCGCGCCGTCCGCGTCGGCCCGCCCCAAGGAGCTGACGGGCCGCCTCCTGACCGCGGACGAACTGCGGGCGGCCGAGTCCGTCGCCCTGCCGTCCCGCAAGCCGGATCGCACGGTCAGGCTCCGCCTGACGGGTGGCATGGCGAAGTACGACTGGGCCTTCGACAAGAAGCCCTACTCCCCCGACCGGCGCCATCCGCTGCGCGCGGGCGAGCGGGTCCGCCTGATCTTCGCCAACTCCACCTCGATGTGGCACCCGGTACACCTCCACGGCCACACCTTCGCCCTGACGAACGCGGCGAACGGCCCCCGCAAGGACACCGCGATCATCCTGCCGAACGGCACGCTGACGGTGGACTTCGAGGCGGACAACCCGGGCCTGTGGATGGTCCACTGCCACAACGTGTACCACTCGGAGGCGGGGATGATGACGGTGCTCGGTTACCGCGCCTGACGGCGCCCCTGGCCATAGCCCCAGAGGCAGGACGGGCCCAGAGACAAGGGGCACCCCACCCGGACCACCGCTGTCCGGGTGGGGCGGCCCCAGGCCCCGCAGGCATCGCGTCGCTCTGACGATTACACTGGGCGCGTGCCTCAACTACGTCTCGCCCTGAACCAGATCGACTCCACCGTCGGCGATCTCGCCGGGAACGCCGAGGCGATCGTCCACTGGACCCGGCACTCCGCCGAGCAGGGGGCGCATCTCGTCGCGTTTCCCGAGATGGCGCTGACCGGGTATCCCGTGGAGGACCTCGCCCTGCGGTCGTCCTTCGTCCAGGCCTCGCGGGACGCGCTGCACGCGCTCGCCGCCCGGCTGCGGGACGAGGGCTTCGGGGAGTTGCCCGTCGTCGTCGGCTATCTCGACCGCACCGAGGAGGCCAAGCCCCGCTACGGCCAGCCCGCGGGCGCGCCGCGCAACGCCGGCGCCGTGCTGCACCGGGGCGAGGTCGTGCTGACGTTCTCCAAGCACCACCTGCCCAACTACGGCGTGTTCGACGAGTTCCGTTACTTCGTGCCGGGCGAGACCCTGCCGGTCCTGCGGGTGCACGGCGTCGACGTCGCCCTCGCCATCTGCGAGGACCTCTGGCAGGACGGCGGCCGCGTGCCCGCCACCCGCAGCGCGGGGGCCGGCCTGCTGCTCTCCATCAACGCCTCGCCGTACGAGCAGAACAAGGACGACCAGCGGCTGGAGCTCGTGCGCAAGCGGGCGCAGGAGGCCGGCTGCACCACCGCGTACCTCGCGATGATCGGCGGGCAGGACGAGCTGGTCTTCGACGGCGACTCGATCGTCGTCGACAAGGACGGCGAAGTCGTCGCGCGCGCCCCGCAGTTCGCCGAGGGCTGCGTGGTCCTGGACCTGGAGCTGCCCGCCGCCGCCCCGGTGCCGCCGTCCGGCGTCGTCGACGACGGGCTGCGCATCGAGCACGTCACGGTCTCCGAGGAGCCCCTGCCCGCGTACGAGGCGGAGCTCACCGGCGGGTACGCCGAGCGGCTGGACGACGACGAGGAGGTGTATTCGGCGCTGGTCGTGGGCCTGCGGGCGTACGCCGCGAAGAACGGCTTCAGCAGCGTCCTGATCGGGCTGTCCGGTGGCATCGACTCGGCGCTCACCGCCGCTATCGCGTGCGACGCGCTGGGCGCGCGGAACGTGTACGGGGTGGCCATGCCGTCCCGTTACTCGTCCGAGCACTCCATCGGCGACGCGGAGGAGCTGGCGCGCCGCACGGGGCTCAACTTCCGTACGGTGCCGATCGCCCCGATGTTCGACGCGTACATGGGCTCACTCGGGCTGACCGGGCTCGCCGAGGAGAACCTCCAGTCGCGCCTGCGCGGCACGATGCTGATGGCGATCTCCAACCAGGAGGGCCACATCGTGCTCGCGCCCGGCAACAAGTCCGAGCTGGCGGTGGGCTACTCCACGCTCTACGGCGACTCCGTGGGCGCCTACGGCCCCATCAAGGACGTCTACAAGACGTCGATCTTCCGGCTCGCGGAGTGGCGCAACCGCGCCGCGCAGGAGCGCGGGCAGACGCCGCCCATCCCGGAGAACTCCATCAGCAAGCCGCCGAGCGCGGAGCTGCGCCCCGACCAGGTCGACACGGACTCACTGCCGGACTATCCGGTCCTCGACGCCATTCTTGAGCTCTACGTCGACCGGGACCAGGGCGCCGACGCGATCGTGGCGGCGGGCTTCGACCGGGAGCTGGTCACGAAGACGCTGCGGATGGTGGACACGGCGGAGTACAAGCGCCGCCAGTACCCGCCGGGCGCGAAGATCTCCGCGAAGGGCTTCGGCAAGGACCGCCGCCTCCCCATCACCAACCGCTGGCGCGAGACCGCCGCCGGCTGAGGCCGGCGGCCCCGGGGAAGGCACCGACGACGGCGCGCCAC is a genomic window containing:
- a CDS encoding multicopper oxidase family protein; this encodes MHDKHNKHPAHDMHATHDKHSERHQRPEHHLPHQHAEPRRAPSRRILLGATATAAAIVAGAGILTACSGSDAGGRHGGGHGGSGGSGSGGYVDPAGAEVAAAEKKRDRGGRVREVKLMAMETRLDLGGREVRTWAYGDGLPGKEVRVTAGDTLALTLANHLPEATSLHWHGIALRNDMDGVPGLTQRDIKPGADFAYRFTVPDPGTYWFHPHSGTQQDRGLYAPLIVEDPKEPLKYDKEWVVVLDDWVDGVDGSTPDSVLAELSKGMAGHDMGGSGDGGADEGGMDHGGHGMSHAAARTEPSPKPKPERTSGPSRMMMGAKSDLLGGDAGDVAYPHYLINGRTAKAPSQFRARPGDRIRLRIINAGGDTAFRVALGGHEMTVTHTDGFPVEHAKTDALLLGMGERYDVLVTAKDGAFPLTAVAEGKKAAALAVLRTGGGTAPSASARPKELTGRLLTADELRAAESVALPSRKPDRTVRLRLTGGMAKYDWAFDKKPYSPDRRHPLRAGERVRLIFANSTSMWHPVHLHGHTFALTNAANGPRKDTAIILPNGTLTVDFEADNPGLWMVHCHNVYHSEAGMMTVLGYRA
- a CDS encoding NAD+ synthase; translation: MPQLRLALNQIDSTVGDLAGNAEAIVHWTRHSAEQGAHLVAFPEMALTGYPVEDLALRSSFVQASRDALHALAARLRDEGFGELPVVVGYLDRTEEAKPRYGQPAGAPRNAGAVLHRGEVVLTFSKHHLPNYGVFDEFRYFVPGETLPVLRVHGVDVALAICEDLWQDGGRVPATRSAGAGLLLSINASPYEQNKDDQRLELVRKRAQEAGCTTAYLAMIGGQDELVFDGDSIVVDKDGEVVARAPQFAEGCVVLDLELPAAAPVPPSGVVDDGLRIEHVTVSEEPLPAYEAELTGGYAERLDDDEEVYSALVVGLRAYAAKNGFSSVLIGLSGGIDSALTAAIACDALGARNVYGVAMPSRYSSEHSIGDAEELARRTGLNFRTVPIAPMFDAYMGSLGLTGLAEENLQSRLRGTMLMAISNQEGHIVLAPGNKSELAVGYSTLYGDSVGAYGPIKDVYKTSIFRLAEWRNRAAQERGQTPPIPENSISKPPSAELRPDQVDTDSLPDYPVLDAILELYVDRDQGADAIVAAGFDRELVTKTLRMVDTAEYKRRQYPPGAKISAKGFGKDRRLPITNRWRETAAG